In Candidatus Polarisedimenticolaceae bacterium, a single genomic region encodes these proteins:
- a CDS encoding RNA polymerase sigma factor produces the protein MKAKILVLDAPLAAAGEAVPAMDETTFRVFYDRTSRPVWAYLAKVTGDPRAADDLLQEAFYRFYRAGAALESDAHRKNYLYRIATNLARDRARQRGGAVHLELLEDEGLPADARPAQRIESATDLDRAMAQLKPAQREMLWLAYAEGASHEEIAEVLGVRAANVRSLLSRAKKKLAGLLGGDRG, from the coding sequence GTGAAGGCGAAGATCCTCGTGCTCGACGCGCCGCTCGCGGCCGCGGGCGAGGCCGTCCCCGCCATGGACGAAACCACCTTCCGGGTCTTCTACGACCGCACCTCCCGCCCGGTGTGGGCTTACCTCGCGAAGGTGACCGGCGATCCACGCGCCGCCGACGACCTGTTGCAGGAGGCGTTCTACCGGTTCTACCGCGCGGGCGCGGCTCTCGAGAGCGACGCGCACCGGAAGAACTACCTCTACCGCATCGCGACCAACCTCGCGCGCGACCGCGCGCGCCAGCGGGGAGGAGCCGTTCACCTCGAGCTGCTGGAGGACGAGGGGCTCCCCGCGGATGCGAGGCCGGCGCAGCGGATCGAGAGCGCGACCGACCTCGACCGCGCCATGGCGCAGCTCAAACCCGCGCAGCGCGAGATGTTGTGGCTCGCCTATGCCGAGGGGGCTTCGCACGAGGAGATCGCCGAGGTCCTCGGCGTCCGTGCGGCGAACGTGAGGTCGCTGCTCTCCCGGGCGAAGAAGAAGCTCGCGGGGCTTCTGGGGGGCGACCGTGGCTGA
- a CDS encoding RNA polymerase sigma factor, with the protein MTAPEIHRAIDAVWKIESARLIAGLARIVRDVGRAEDLAQDALVAALKAWPESGIPDNPGAWLMATAKRRAIDELRRDKLLDRKHRELGREGESRESDPVEAMDDDIGDDLLRLIFIACHPVLSAEARVALTLRLLCGLATDEIARAFLVPEATVAQRIVRAKRSLAEAKVPFEIPRGAEREARLASVLEVIYLVFNEGYAATAGDDWMRPALCDEAMRLGRVLAELAPGEPEVHGLVALMEIQASRAAARVDADGAPILLLDQNRTLWDPLLIRRGLEGLERAQRLGGGLGPYALQAAIAACHARARTAAETDWTRIAILYDALCRVTPSPVVELNRAVAVAMAFGPAEGLALVDALRSEPALAGYHLLPSVRGDLLEKLGRLEEARAEFRRAAEMTRNARERELLSARAAACGGVP; encoded by the coding sequence GTGACGGCCCCCGAGATCCATCGCGCGATCGACGCGGTCTGGAAGATCGAGTCGGCCCGGCTCATCGCCGGCCTCGCGCGGATCGTTCGCGACGTCGGTCGCGCCGAGGACCTCGCGCAGGACGCGCTCGTCGCCGCCCTCAAGGCCTGGCCGGAATCGGGGATCCCGGACAACCCCGGCGCGTGGCTGATGGCCACGGCCAAGCGTCGCGCGATCGACGAGCTGCGACGGGACAAGCTCCTCGATCGCAAGCACCGGGAGCTCGGGCGCGAGGGCGAGTCCCGGGAGAGCGATCCGGTCGAGGCGATGGACGACGACATCGGCGACGACCTGCTGCGGCTGATCTTCATCGCCTGCCACCCCGTGCTGTCGGCCGAGGCGCGGGTGGCGCTGACCCTTCGCCTGCTGTGCGGGCTCGCGACCGACGAGATCGCGCGCGCGTTCCTGGTCCCCGAGGCGACGGTGGCGCAGCGCATCGTCCGGGCGAAGCGGAGCCTCGCCGAGGCGAAGGTGCCGTTCGAGATCCCGCGGGGGGCCGAGCGCGAGGCGCGTCTCGCGTCGGTCCTCGAGGTCATCTACCTCGTGTTCAACGAGGGCTACGCGGCGACCGCGGGAGACGATTGGATGCGCCCGGCGCTGTGCGACGAGGCGATGCGTCTCGGGCGCGTCCTGGCGGAGCTCGCTCCCGGCGAGCCCGAGGTCCACGGCCTCGTCGCGCTGATGGAGATCCAGGCCTCCCGGGCCGCCGCGCGGGTCGATGCCGACGGCGCGCCGATCCTCCTGCTCGACCAGAACCGGACGTTGTGGGATCCGCTGCTGATCCGGCGCGGGCTCGAGGGACTCGAGCGCGCGCAGCGCCTGGGCGGGGGGCTCGGGCCGTACGCGCTGCAGGCGGCGATCGCCGCCTGCCACGCCCGGGCGCGCACCGCGGCCGAGACCGACTGGACGAGGATCGCGATCCTTTACGACGCGCTGTGCCGCGTGACGCCGTCGCCGGTCGTCGAGCTCAACCGCGCCGTCGCGGTGGCGATGGCATTCGGCCCCGCGGAAGGGCTGGCCCTCGTCGACGCCCTGCGCTCGGAGCCGGCGCTCGCGGGATACCACCTCCTCCCCAGCGTGCGCGGGGATCTCCTCGAGAAGCTCGGACGGCTCGAGGAAGCGCGCGCCGAGTTCCGGCGGGCCGCGGAGATGACACGCAACGCCCGCGAGAGGGAGCTGCTGTCGGCGCGCGCGGCGGCGTGCGGCGGAGTACCCTGA
- a CDS encoding DoxX family protein yields the protein MAPPTPKRSVAGTIVTAIPALFLAFDVGIKLADIPPVRESFARLGYPEASGPALGLLEGLCLAAYLAPWTSVLGAILLTGYLGGAVATHLRVGDPLLTHTLFPVYVGALLWGGIFLREERLRALVPLRRS from the coding sequence ATGGCCCCACCGACCCCGAAACGTTCCGTTGCCGGAACGATCGTGACCGCGATTCCGGCTCTTTTCCTGGCGTTCGACGTCGGGATCAAGCTCGCGGACATCCCTCCCGTCCGGGAGTCGTTCGCGAGGCTCGGCTACCCCGAGGCGAGTGGGCCCGCGCTCGGCCTGCTCGAGGGGCTGTGCCTCGCGGCCTACCTCGCCCCGTGGACCTCGGTCCTGGGGGCGATCCTCCTGACCGGTTATCTCGGCGGGGCCGTCGCCACCCACCTGCGCGTCGGCGATCCGCTCTTGACCCACACCCTCTTCCCCGTGTACGTGGGCGCCTTGTTGTGGGGAGGGATCTTCCTGCGGGAGGAGCGCCTGCGGGCGCTCGTCCCGCTGCGCCGTTCCTGA
- a CDS encoding YciI family protein, which produces MRFMMLMIPKGYESAEPGTMPDAEGVAAMMRYNEELQKAGVLLALDGLHPPSMGARVSFPGGKPKVTDGPFAEAKEVLGGYWMIQVSSREEAIEWAKRCPASENEILEIRQVQEMSDFPEDVQKAAAGFEEMQRTRPK; this is translated from the coding sequence ATGCGATTCATGATGCTCATGATCCCGAAGGGGTACGAATCGGCGGAGCCGGGGACGATGCCCGACGCCGAGGGCGTCGCCGCGATGATGCGTTACAACGAGGAGCTCCAGAAGGCGGGGGTGCTGCTCGCCCTCGACGGCCTGCATCCTCCCTCGATGGGGGCGCGGGTGAGCTTCCCCGGCGGGAAACCCAAGGTCACCGACGGCCCCTTCGCCGAGGCGAAGGAGGTCCTCGGCGGGTACTGGATGATCCAGGTCTCCTCGCGCGAGGAGGCGATCGAGTGGGCCAAGCGTTGCCCCGCGTCGGAGAACGAGATCCTCGAGATCCGCCAGGTGCAGGAGATGTCCGATTTCCCCGAGGACGTCCAGAAGGCCGCGGCGGGGTTCGAGGAGATGCAGCGGACGCGGCCGAAGTGA
- a CDS encoding outer membrane beta-barrel protein yields the protein MRFPIGILLLGALPSFARAPADTPRWFLGMDVGYGSLDLRSDQNDAVSKHALAITFRGQVRVADLLRVGLELGGWTLDAYDANDPSKGESVSNVLVVADVVPTGRYRPLFRIGFGRVEYNNNAPSALEGSGWGWKAAVGYEFPVWRNVRVVPRLQYGASELDDAYGVNDRRTGRRYDAWDLGVGVTWVFRGG from the coding sequence ATGCGATTCCCGATCGGGATCCTCCTGCTCGGCGCATTGCCTTCGTTCGCCCGGGCGCCGGCGGACACTCCCCGCTGGTTCCTCGGCATGGACGTGGGCTACGGATCGCTCGACCTTCGCTCCGACCAGAACGACGCCGTCTCCAAGCACGCGCTCGCGATCACCTTCCGGGGGCAGGTCCGCGTTGCCGACTTGCTGCGCGTCGGGCTGGAGCTGGGCGGTTGGACGCTCGACGCCTACGACGCGAACGATCCCTCCAAGGGGGAGAGCGTCTCGAACGTGCTCGTGGTGGCGGACGTCGTCCCGACGGGTCGCTACCGGCCGCTGTTCCGGATCGGCTTCGGACGGGTCGAATACAACAACAACGCTCCGTCGGCGCTCGAGGGGAGCGGCTGGGGCTGGAAGGCGGCGGTCGGGTACGAGTTTCCGGTCTGGCGCAACGTGCGCGTCGTGCCGCGCCTGCAGTACGGCGCGAGCGAGCTCGACGACGCATACGGGGTGAACGACCGGCGCACGGGGCGACGGTACGACGCATGGGACCTCGGCGTCGGGGTGACGTGGGTGTTTCGGGGCGGGTGA
- the lnt gene encoding apolipoprotein N-acyltransferase, with product MERVTTFLKRLGLALLSVALLGLYARFPALAFLPYVALVPWIVLYTDDRQPRVFAGYYVFAAWIAWAALYPSTGKYGWFVPFVMGLFMSVPWYPFASVLKRLHARTALPRALTVPLVWIGIEWLRVALTPGDFDLYLLGYSQAPFPLLVQIADVTGVYGVSFLLAAVNGWLADAYFAARDAGSVRAALSRRNVVSAASIAGGLAILVAYSAIRLPAVKESPGPRISIIQANTGHKPGAALVDHLEQVMQIEEWVPPGSADLIVLPENAVLDNVRREGLYLDDLAWLASRKKAPILLGAMTWPKDLPGKKRNAAVLVDDRGAILGEYHKQALFPFTEYVPLDAVFERWAPPVHRMLRRLIRIAWGAVPRAVPGNEVEIFPLRWSGGDARFAVLLCSENTAAPVPAEAARKGADFLVNITSEGDLGGPVQEQLLRICMIRAIENRLAYVRLGNTGISAFIDGAGRIRRILRGPKGGTILEAGSLTERVSISGSGPTAYASSRDAFAKGCILATVVLFAIPIARRRKGAAVAATVVLALVATTGCERFPAASDAAGAAASLERAKQAVQRRTPGKALPDLLAACADQESCRGAMPMFREAFLRSQRLEDAVDFFVVVAARFPDLAPEARAQRAFFLDLLGRPREAEEDYRASLAARPSAERFGALGALLLKDDDVDGAKEAYREAVSLAPADPELRAQLARTLRLTGRPAEAEEILQRVVAERPDAATAWGELGRIRLARGDEAGALEAFEQGRRADPSKLDLHFMVGRLALREGRLDDVRQTLAGMKRVHATLRDLRRE from the coding sequence TTGGAGCGCGTCACCACGTTTCTGAAGCGGCTGGGGCTCGCCCTGCTCTCCGTCGCCCTGCTCGGCCTCTACGCGCGCTTTCCCGCGCTCGCCTTCCTCCCGTACGTCGCCCTCGTGCCGTGGATCGTCCTCTACACCGACGACCGGCAGCCCCGCGTCTTCGCGGGGTACTACGTCTTCGCGGCCTGGATCGCCTGGGCGGCGCTGTACCCCAGCACCGGGAAATACGGCTGGTTCGTGCCGTTCGTGATGGGGCTGTTCATGTCCGTGCCGTGGTACCCGTTCGCGTCGGTCCTCAAGCGGCTGCACGCGAGGACGGCGCTCCCTCGCGCGCTCACGGTGCCCCTGGTCTGGATCGGCATCGAGTGGCTTCGCGTGGCGCTCACGCCGGGCGATTTCGACCTCTACCTCCTCGGATACTCGCAGGCCCCGTTCCCGCTCCTCGTGCAGATCGCCGACGTCACCGGGGTGTACGGGGTGTCGTTCCTCCTCGCGGCGGTGAACGGGTGGCTGGCCGATGCCTACTTCGCGGCGCGCGACGCCGGGTCGGTCCGCGCGGCGCTCTCGCGACGCAACGTCGTCTCCGCGGCGTCCATCGCCGGCGGCCTCGCGATCCTCGTCGCCTACTCGGCGATCCGCCTGCCGGCGGTGAAGGAATCGCCGGGACCGCGCATCTCGATCATCCAGGCCAACACGGGCCACAAGCCCGGCGCGGCGCTCGTCGATCATCTCGAGCAGGTGATGCAGATCGAGGAATGGGTGCCGCCCGGCTCGGCGGACCTCATCGTGCTCCCGGAGAACGCGGTGCTCGACAACGTGCGCCGCGAAGGGCTCTATCTCGACGATCTCGCATGGCTGGCCTCCCGCAAGAAGGCGCCCATCCTCCTGGGCGCCATGACCTGGCCGAAGGACCTTCCCGGGAAAAAACGCAACGCCGCCGTCCTCGTCGACGATCGCGGCGCCATCCTCGGCGAGTACCACAAGCAGGCGCTCTTCCCGTTCACCGAATACGTCCCGCTCGACGCGGTCTTCGAGCGCTGGGCCCCTCCGGTCCACCGGATGCTGCGCCGGCTGATCCGCATCGCCTGGGGGGCGGTTCCGAGGGCCGTCCCCGGGAACGAGGTCGAGATCTTCCCGCTCCGGTGGTCGGGGGGGGACGCGCGGTTCGCGGTGCTCCTGTGCTCCGAGAACACGGCCGCTCCCGTCCCCGCCGAGGCGGCCCGGAAGGGGGCGGACTTCCTCGTGAACATCACGAGCGAAGGAGACCTCGGCGGCCCCGTGCAGGAGCAGCTCCTCCGGATCTGCATGATCCGCGCGATCGAGAACCGGCTCGCCTACGTGAGGCTCGGGAACACCGGGATCTCCGCCTTCATCGACGGCGCCGGCCGGATCCGCCGGATCCTGCGCGGCCCGAAGGGAGGGACGATCCTCGAGGCGGGGTCCCTGACCGAGCGGGTCTCGATCTCCGGCTCCGGCCCGACGGCGTACGCGAGCAGCCGCGACGCGTTCGCCAAGGGATGCATCCTCGCGACGGTCGTTTTGTTCGCGATTCCGATCGCGCGCCGGCGCAAGGGAGCCGCCGTCGCCGCGACGGTCGTCCTGGCGCTCGTCGCGACGACCGGATGCGAGCGATTCCCGGCCGCGTCCGACGCCGCGGGGGCCGCGGCATCGCTCGAGCGGGCGAAGCAGGCGGTGCAGCGACGCACCCCGGGGAAGGCGCTTCCCGACCTCCTCGCGGCCTGCGCAGACCAGGAGAGCTGCCGCGGGGCGATGCCGATGTTCCGCGAGGCGTTCCTCCGTTCGCAGCGTCTGGAGGACGCGGTCGACTTCTTCGTCGTCGTAGCGGCCCGTTTCCCGGACCTGGCTCCCGAGGCGAGGGCGCAGCGGGCGTTCTTCCTCGACCTTCTCGGCCGGCCGCGGGAGGCGGAGGAGGACTACCGTGCGTCGCTGGCGGCACGACCCTCCGCCGAGCGGTTCGGCGCTCTCGGTGCGCTCCTGCTGAAGGACGACGACGTGGACGGCGCGAAGGAGGCCTACCGCGAGGCGGTGTCGCTCGCTCCCGCCGATCCCGAGCTCCGCGCGCAGCTGGCTCGGACGCTTCGCTTGACCGGGCGGCCCGCCGAGGCCGAGGAGATCCTCCAGCGCGTGGTCGCGGAACGGCCGGATGCCGCGACGGCGTGGGGCGAGCTGGGACGGATCCGACTCGCCCGCGGGGACGAAGCGGGGGCGCTCGAGGCCTTCGAGCAGGGGCGACGCGCCGACCCGAGCAAGCTCGACCTCCATTTCATGGTCGGACGACTCGCGTTGCGGGAGGGCCGCCTCGACGACGTGCGACAGACGCTCGCGGGAATGAAGCGCGTCCACGCGACACTGCGGGACCTGCGGAGGGAGTGA